The following proteins are encoded in a genomic region of Diabrotica virgifera virgifera chromosome 1, PGI_DIABVI_V3a:
- the LOC114326968 gene encoding ribonuclease Oy, which yields MQLNFQILLLSLVVYSENVRAAQLPQLNGVSPTPYHDWDFLMFSQRWPITSCAEWEDKKSGNTCVFPPDRTQWIVHGMWPTKNGTEGPLFCPSAIHFDPDLLDPMLDALKAQWTNVEANTKVYSFWKHEWDKHGTCSVDLPALNSIPSFFSKGLELNKQLNIADMLLQSKITPGTTGYTVDEIVDAIKAVTQHQPNIECIVESHTKQSMISEIRICLDKSFEVIDCVGSALTNCNKKKPIMYLDNVPDDAMSQIDYIDEYSEERYRESAYYMEFYKFVKFLIWFSM from the exons AGCCGCACAACTACCACAGTTAAATGGAGTCAGTCCCACCCCTTATCACGACTGGGACTTCTTAATGTTCTCACAAAGATGGCCGATTACTTCGTGCGCCGAATGGGAAGACAAAAAATCAGGCAACACTTGCGTCTTCCCACCAGACCGAACACAATGGATAGTTCACGGGATGTGGCCCACTAAAAACGGAACAGAGGGCCCCTTGTTCTGTCCTTCTGCTATCCACTTTGATCCGGATCTACTGGATCCCATGTTGGATGCTCTCAAAGCACAATGGACAAATGTGGAGGCTAATACCAAAGTTTATTCCTTCTGGAAACATGAGTGGGATAAACATGGAACTTGTTCGGTAGATTTGCCAGCACTCAACAGTATTCCTAGTTTCTTTAGTAAAG gtctagaattaaataaacaattaaatatcGCTGACATGCTACTACAAAGTAAAATAACCCCAGGAACCACCGGTTACACTGTAGACGAGATAGTAGATGCCATAAAAGCAGTGACACAACACCAACCGAATATCGAGTGTATAGTGGAAAGCCATACTAAGCAATCCATGATTAGTGAGATTAGGATATGTCTGGATAAATCCTTCGAAGTGATCGACTGTGTAGGTTCAGCTCTAACGAATTGTAACAAAAAGAAACCCATAATGTACTTAGATAATGTCCCGGATGATGCAATGAGTCAGATTGATTACATAGATGAATATTCGGAAGAGAGGTATAGGGAGAGTGCGTATTACATGGAGTTTTATAAGTTTGTTAAATTTCTTATATGGTTTTCTATGtaa